A stretch of the Azorhizobium caulinodans ORS 571 genome encodes the following:
- the rdgB gene encoding RdgB/HAM1 family non-canonical purine NTP pyrophosphatase: MSRKLTGRIVIATHNPGKLKEMQELLAPYGIEAVSAGELNLPEPDETGTTFRANARIKAEAAAKAAGLPAFADDSGIAVDALDGAPGIYSARWGGPQKDFRMAMGKVHEEMLARGAAEPAQRTARFVSALCIAWPDGHLEEFEGIVEGEVVWPPRGNSGFGYDPFFLPEGHTRTFGEMTSEEKHSMPPLGLGLSHRARAFRQLALACLEG; this comes from the coding sequence ATGAGCCGCAAGCTGACGGGCCGCATCGTCATCGCGACCCACAATCCGGGCAAGCTGAAGGAAATGCAGGAGCTGCTCGCCCCTTATGGCATCGAGGCGGTGTCGGCGGGCGAATTGAACCTGCCGGAGCCGGACGAGACCGGCACCACCTTCCGCGCCAACGCCCGCATCAAGGCGGAGGCGGCCGCCAAGGCCGCCGGCCTGCCGGCGTTTGCGGACGACAGCGGCATCGCGGTGGATGCGCTTGACGGCGCGCCGGGCATCTACAGCGCCCGCTGGGGTGGCCCCCAGAAGGATTTCCGCATGGCCATGGGCAAGGTGCACGAGGAGATGCTGGCGCGCGGCGCGGCTGAGCCCGCCCAGCGCACCGCCCGCTTCGTCTCGGCGCTCTGCATCGCCTGGCCGGACGGGCATCTGGAGGAATTCGAGGGCATCGTGGAGGGCGAGGTGGTGTGGCCGCCGCGCGGAAATTCCGGCTTCGGCTATGATCCCTTCTTCCTGCCGGAGGGGCACACCCGCACCTTCGGCGAGATGACCTCGGAAGAAAAGCATTCCATGCCGCCGCTTGGCCTCGGCCTCTCCCACCGCGCCCGCGCCTTCCGCCAGCTCGCGCTGGCCTGCCTCGAGGGCTGA
- the hemW gene encoding radical SAM family heme chaperone HemW — MTAQDTAGGFGVYVHWPFCLAKCPYCDFNSHVRQAPPDQARYVAAFRREIAHMRALTGPRTAGSVFFGGGTPSLMAPETVGAILDAIREAWTLAPDAEITLEANPTSVEAGRFRGYRAAGVNRVSLGVQALDDGELKKLGRMHTVDEALGAVGIARSIFERVSFDLIYARPGQNPQDWARELSRAIDEGCEHLSLYQLTIEPGTAFEKLYSAGKLLIPDDEHARALWDVTQEVTAASGLPAYEISNHARPGAEARHNLVYWRYGLYAGVGPGAHGRVGQKGERRATYTERHPEGWLKAVEANGHGIVSEEVLTAAEQADEMLLMGLRLAEGVDLARHAALGGTPIDPARIAMLADEGLVRLDGTRLKVLPPGFPVLNAVIGTLAG; from the coding sequence ATGACGGCGCAAGACACAGCCGGCGGGTTCGGCGTTTATGTGCATTGGCCCTTCTGTCTCGCCAAATGCCCCTATTGCGACTTCAACAGCCACGTGCGGCAGGCGCCGCCGGATCAGGCGCGCTATGTGGCGGCCTTCCGGCGCGAGATCGCGCACATGCGCGCGCTCACCGGGCCGCGCACGGCGGGGAGCGTCTTCTTCGGCGGCGGCACGCCCTCGCTGATGGCACCGGAGACGGTAGGCGCCATTCTGGACGCCATCCGCGAAGCCTGGACGCTCGCCCCCGATGCCGAGATCACGCTGGAGGCCAATCCCACCAGTGTCGAGGCCGGGCGCTTCCGGGGCTATCGGGCGGCGGGGGTGAACCGCGTCTCGCTGGGCGTGCAGGCGCTCGATGACGGCGAGCTGAAGAAGCTCGGGCGGATGCACACGGTGGACGAGGCGCTGGGCGCGGTGGGCATCGCCCGCTCCATCTTCGAGCGCGTGTCCTTCGACCTGATCTACGCCCGGCCCGGCCAGAACCCGCAGGACTGGGCGCGCGAACTCTCCCGTGCCATCGACGAGGGCTGCGAGCATCTTTCGCTCTATCAGCTCACCATCGAACCGGGCACGGCGTTCGAGAAGCTCTATTCCGCCGGCAAGCTCCTCATTCCCGATGACGAGCACGCCCGTGCCCTGTGGGACGTCACGCAGGAGGTGACGGCGGCGAGCGGGCTGCCGGCCTATGAAATCTCCAACCACGCCCGGCCGGGCGCTGAGGCGCGGCACAACCTCGTGTACTGGCGCTATGGCCTCTATGCCGGCGTCGGCCCCGGCGCGCACGGGCGCGTGGGGCAGAAGGGCGAGCGCCGTGCCACCTATACCGAGCGCCATCCGGAAGGCTGGCTGAAGGCGGTGGAGGCGAACGGCCACGGCATTGTTTCGGAGGAGGTGCTCACCGCCGCCGAGCAGGCGGACGAGATGCTGCTCATGGGCCTGCGCCTCGCCGAGGGCGTGGATCTTGCCCGCCACGCGGCGCTGGGCGGCACGCCCATCGACCCCGCCCGCATCGCAATGCTGGCGGATGAAGGGCTGGTGCGCCTTGATGGCACCCGCCTCAAGGTGCTGCCCCCCGGCTTCCCCGTGCTGAATGCGGTGATCGGGACACTGGCCGGCTGA